From the Asterias amurensis chromosome 1, ASM3211899v1 genome, the window gctttgtcagatttttgaccCCAAACATTGAaatatagatttttttgagtgaatgatatttcaaagagtatcacctgctgtaacgaaaaaaaagtttaaacttttacttgtaatggtcaggaaccatgacaaaaatttaaaacgtttcttataaaacacataagaattggtcacgtgatatattgtcggtatcccgaaaaaaattattttgagcactttatttcactgctaactaataattggcggactttttcgaggaATGGtttaaatgaaagcttgtaactttctcgacccccatcaacaaatttgggtcaaatcggccaaaaatctgacatagcatctttaacattattattcaaaactgtctttaaatttgtgtttacaGATGGCAGACTTCAATGGCAATTCGTCGGAACAGGTTCGGCTCCTGATGTGGGCGGTGCCTCGTTCCGTCTCCACTGCCTTCACAAAGCTCATGAGTTTTGTCAGTGGGGATTCCACAGTGCTCTTCGAGCCTTATATCAACGCTCACTGGTTCGGGCCCGAGGGTGTACAAGATGCTACTCATCAAGCCATAGTAACAGCTCTAACTGAAGAAACTGAAAACAGAACAACAATCACTGGTGGGCGCGACCCATCCGAATATACATATGGTTTTGTCAAGGAGCAACTTGAAGATCCTTACCCCGGCAAAAAATTGGTCTTCTGCAAAGACATGGCATTTACTGTCGTAGACAAACTGGAGTTTCTCCCGAAAAACTACCGGCATGTGTTTCTAATTCGTCATCCTCTGAAGGTCTTCGCATCTTGGAAGAAATTGTACCAGAGTTTGACTCCGCAAGAGTTTGAACTTGACGAGGTTGTCCCTGTAATGTTTCCTCCTGGTTTCTTCTTCCGTGAAATGGTCGAATTGCTGGAGCATGTGAGAGAGGTTCACGATCCTAAGGCAATCATCATAGATGCAGATGACCTCCTCTCTGACCCCAAAGGCATCCTATCAGCCCTCTTTAAGGAGGTTGGTCTTCCCTTTGATGAGAAGTGTCTTCAGTGGGAGGCCGGAGAAAGTGCTGCCGGGCAGTGGTTATCTTCTAGTTTATTACCTAAAGGAAACGAAGTGTGGGGCTTTTATCGCAGGGCATTGGGTAGTTCCTCCTTTGGAAAGCCAAGAGCTTTGCCAGACCGATCTTCGTTGCCTGGCGATGTCCTCCGTTGCACTGATGCCTCGATGCCTTATTATAACAAAATGTACGCTCAGCGCTTTACTGGCAAACTGTACGCGCATCTCTAAATAAAAGATGTTGTGCATTTCTGTGTAAAATGGGAATTTCTGTGTGTACAAAAGCATTTTACTTAGATGTGCATGTACCAATCAAtgtaattaaaaagaaaaagcaagAAGACAAAAATAGGATTCGAAAAAAAGCTGTTACAAAAGAAAATGACAATCatacactttttaaaattggAATTGGATCAAATAGCTTCTTCAACCTTTATAAGAAGGCCGattcacactgcagcgataacgatcacggcgcaaagagaacgcattctattggttgaatagctccacgcagaatacgcacacgcacatgcaaccaatagaatgcgttcttgttgcgtcgtgatcgttttcgttttcgttatcgctgccaatgtgactcggccttaagttACTGTGTAAGCAAAACGCGCGTTGTATGTTTTAGTTGTACCtacaccatagagctatatatagctctatgaccTACACGCCTCTCTTGCTGCAAACTCATTGATTTAAAATACACTTATCTCgttacatgtcttgacagtagattattcattgtataatttttttttatgttctacatttctttttgttgtatatgtattgttttttgttctgcgcctcggaataggtCTTGTACattagatagatggcgcattataaatgcattattattatttgtattattattatatttactattattattattattattattattattattattattattattattattattattattattattattattattattattattattattattattattattattattattattattattattattattattattattattattattattattattattattattattattattattattattattattattattattattattattattattattattattaaaacttatgcatgacgtcataattccatcccaaaatgaggctatgggcgcacgtttcccatcacttgcagtagctgtgcccatcgcctcgtttcgagttagcattgtgacgtacctcatgcataaatattaagagaggcgtattgtaTTAGttttatgcattgacgtcataaAATCATCTGCCTTCTTTGACGTCATACAATCATCATACAATCATCTACCTTCTTTAGGTTTACCGGTGATGGAAAAACGGAAAACGCGTTGATCTCTATAAATGgaatgcacatgacgtcattgacccatctttaaagacagttgacactattggtaattgtcaaagaccagtctcctcacttgaggtatctaaacatatgcatacaatgtcacacctgtgaaaatttgagctcaattggccgtcgaagttgcgagaaatgaatgaaataaaaaacacccttgtcacacgaagttgtgtgctttcagatgcttgatttcgagacctcaaattctaaacttgaggtctcgaaataaaattcgtggaaaattacttctttctcgaaaactacgtcacttcagcgggagccgtttctcacaatgttttataccatcaacctctccccattacttgtcaacaagtgaggttttacgctaataaatattttgagtaattaccaatagtgtccactgcctttaatttaaaataatggAAAAGTGCATGCGCACTGCACTACTCTCCTGCTATAagccaatgatagctcttcaCGCACGAACACATATCATCAACGATGGCGGCCAATGACGTCTATTTCAATCCATCTATTTATTATACAATAGAGAAACCCACGGATTTTTACTGGCCAACAGAAAACGTCATTTTGACCTCTAGGCGAGGGCGCCCATAAGATCTGTAAACAAAGATAAACAATTCCAAACTTATAATAAGGCTCTAATCAAGTAGACATACTCTAGGGCGCTCAACATGGCATTATggacaaataataaataagaaacaaattttAACAACGAAAgtaaaaattctcaaaaccttcaTTCAGttagtaaacaataaataatagaaTATCTGAAATACTCAAAATGCAGCTGCGGGAGTCTAGAAGATTGACACAATAAACGTGTGTGATTGATATACAGGGTGTTtcaaattattgtgagaaacaaagCACATACCTCACCTTCCCAACTACGGACTTTTATTCGGTTTTAACCCTTTCACTTTTTTGCGCAAGCCAATTAAAAATTGGAATTCGGTTGACCAGACTATCTAAACCTCATCCTCTGTGGCTAGGTTCAAAAATTCTTATAAAA encodes:
- the LOC139940597 gene encoding uncharacterized protein isoform X2 → MMADFNGNSSEQVRLLMWAVPRSVSTAFTKLMSFVSGDSTVLFEPYINAHWFGPEGVQDATHQAIVTALTEETENRTTITGGRDPSEYTYGFVKEQLEDPYPGKKLVFCKDMAFTVVDKLEFLPKNYRHVFLIRHPLKVFASWKKLYQSLTPQEFELDEVVPVMFPPGFFFREMVELLEHVREVHDPKAIIIDADDLLSDPKGILSALFKEVGLPFDEKCLQWEAGESAAGQWLSSSLLPKGNEVWGFYRRALGSSSFGKPRALPDRSSLPGDVLRCTDASMPYYNKMYAQRFTGKLYAHL
- the LOC139940597 gene encoding uncharacterized protein isoform X1, with the translated sequence MSLFSASKTNQHHCKFSSSTLQMADFNGNSSEQVRLLMWAVPRSVSTAFTKLMSFVSGDSTVLFEPYINAHWFGPEGVQDATHQAIVTALTEETENRTTITGGRDPSEYTYGFVKEQLEDPYPGKKLVFCKDMAFTVVDKLEFLPKNYRHVFLIRHPLKVFASWKKLYQSLTPQEFELDEVVPVMFPPGFFFREMVELLEHVREVHDPKAIIIDADDLLSDPKGILSALFKEVGLPFDEKCLQWEAGESAAGQWLSSSLLPKGNEVWGFYRRALGSSSFGKPRALPDRSSLPGDVLRCTDASMPYYNKMYAQRFTGKLYAHL